One stretch of Toxoplasma gondii ME49 chromosome XI, whole genome shotgun sequence DNA includes these proteins:
- a CDS encoding hypothetical protein (encoded by transcript TGME49_316390), translating into MNGHRYRLGEPASDAGETVARAWQYDWTELEELLTSKYTQDLADRHATTFSKMCRQYMVHYGGFLWTDLTRVTPLVDRLVTKFREGRLEYAPALRDLCSVASKPFVSQRASEPLVHADAAIHFVRTLSRAAASTSTVSPLPPSTERPKDEPRVLGCKPEQDMRLEHEDAAHVSLPDSVSNDNRTEPVSEYVVNPELATVQQHESPCLSDYSQPSPVLLVDSGSSGDASRDDAEAYPMAQPSQDSGKHRVTCCPSVPNHRNDLSHGLHSSEVALT; encoded by the coding sequence ATGAACGGTCACAGGTATCGGCTAGGTGAGCCTGCATCGGACGCTGGTGAAACGGTGGCTAGGGCGTGGCAATATGACTGGACCGAACTGGAAGAGCTGCTCACTTCCAAGTACACACAGGACTTAGCTGATCGACACGCCACGACTTTCAGCAAGATGTGCCGGCAGTATATGGTGCACTATGGTGGCTTTCTCTGGACGGATTTAACTCGCGTGACGCCGCTTGTTGATCGCCTGGTCACGAAGTTTCGTGAAGGCCGACTGGAGTATGCCCCCGCACTGCGAGACCTATGTTCAGTAGCCAGCAAACCTTTCGTATCACAGCGGGCCTCAGAGCCCCTTGTTCATGCAGACGCAGCTATTCACTTCGTCCGTACTCTAAGCAGGGCAGCTGCATCCACGTCGACAGTTTCACCTCTACCACCCAGTACGGAGAGACCCAAAGATGAACCACGGGTCCTTGGTTGCAAGCCGGAGCAGGACATGCGCCTGGAACACGAGGATGCTGCTCATGTATCGTTACCTGATTCAGTATCTAATGACAACAGGACGGAGCCAGTTAGTGAATATGTGGTTAACCCAGAGCTCGCTACTGTCCAACAACATGAGTCACCGTGCCTGTCCGACTACTCACAGCCTTCGCCAGTGCTCTTGGTAGACTCAGGCAGTTCAGGGGATGCTTCCAGAGATGATGCTGAAGCTTATCCAATGGCGCAGCCTTCCCAGGACAGCGGTAAACATCGAGTCACGTGCTGTCCGTCGGTTCCCAATCATCGTAATGATCTGAGTCACGGTCTACACAGCAGCGAAGTAGCCTTGACTTGA
- a CDS encoding hypothetical protein (encoded by transcript TGME49_316410) → MVCLTADFIRQCKRGDFSAKRCRPTSLRTKPAIQGERLLPAVTSDISSSSHPEDTTGDTGTSFLARGRAHTETVRSRCEFETYEEAYTVASTFSQRQEGVTKTREQSTKNQNRSLAHLSHLHLNYRNIDSIASETALELPNLQVNYIPRVRRECHLSTLFTHGTVSCAQKLLQRMPQLQLRHSLPFLM, encoded by the coding sequence ATGGTGTGCCTGACGGCAGACTTCATTCGGCAGTGCAAGAGAGGAGATTTCTCTGCGAAAAGGTGCCGACCAACAAGCTTGAGAACGAAACCTGCAATACAGGGTGAACGCTTGTTACCTGCTGTGACGTCAGACATTTCTTCGTCATCTCATCCTGAAGACACAACGGGGGACACAGGCACCTCCTTTCTTGCAAGAGGTAGAGCTCACACGGAGACGGTGCGGAGCCGATGCGAATTTGAAACATACGAAGAAGCGTATACAGTTGCCTCTACGTTTTCTCAGAGGCAGGAAGGTGTAACAAAAACTCGGGAACAATCGACGAAGAACCAAAACAGATCTCTTGCGCACCTGTCACATCTGCACTTGAATTACCGCAATATTGACTCTATCGCTTCGGAAACGGCGTTAGAACTCCCAAATCTCCAGGTGAACTACATCCCGCGAGTGAGGAGAGAATGTCACCTGAGTACGTTGTTCACCCACGGCACCGTATCATGCGCACAGAAGTTACTGCAGCGAATGCCACAACTACAACTGCGTCattctcttccctttcttaTGTGA
- the TUBA1 gene encoding alpha tubulin TUBA1 (encoded by transcript TGME49_316400~Product name based on PMID:18208326;11134072.): MREVISIHVGQAGIQIGNACWELFCLEHGIQPDGQMPSDKTIGGGDDAFNTFFSETGAGKHVPRCVFLDLEPTVVDEVRTGTYRHLFHPEQLISGKEDAANNFARGHYTIGKEIVDLSLDRIRKLADNCTGLQGFLMFNAVGGGTGSGLGCLLLERLSVDYGKKSKLNFCSWPSPQVSTAVVEPYNSVLSTHSLLEHTDVAVMLDNEAIYDICRRNLDIERPTYTNLNRLIAQVISSLTASLRFDGALNVDVTEFQTNLVPYPRIHFMLSSYAPIISAEKAYHEQLSVAEITNSAFEPASMMAKCDPRHGKYMACCLMYRGDVVPKDVNAAVATIKTKRTIQFVDWCPTGFKCGINYQPPTVVPGGDLAKVMRAVCMISNSTAIAEVFSRMDHKFDLMYAKRAFVHWYVGEGMEEGEFSEAREDLAALEKDYEEVGIETAEGEGEEEGYGDEY, translated from the exons ATGAGAGAGGTTATCAGCATCCACGTCGGCCAGGCCGGTATCCAAATCGGTAACGCCTGCTG GGAGCTCTTCTGCCTGGAACATGGTATCCAGCCGGATGGGCAGATGCCCTCTGACAAGACCATTGGAGGTGGTGACGACGCCTTCAACACCTTCTTTTCCGAGACAGGCGCTGGCAAGCAC GTGCCCCGATGCGTCTTCTTGGATTTGGAGCCCACCGTCGTCGATGAGGTTCGCACCGGCACTTACCGCCACCTGTTCCACCCGGAGCAGTTGATCAGCGGGAAAGAGGATGCTGCGAACAACTTCGCGCGTGGTCACTACACCATCGGCAAGGAGATCGTCGACCTCTCCCTCGACCGTATCCGCAAGTTGGCTGACAACTGCACTGGTCTCCAGGGTTTCTTGATGTTCAACGCCGTCGGCGGTGGTACCGGTTCCGGTCTCGGTTGCCTCCTGCTCGAGCGCCTGTCTGTTGACTACGGCAAGAAGTCGAAGCTGAACTTCTGCTCGTGGCCCTCGCCCCAGGTGTCGACCGCAGTTGTGGAACCGTACAACTCCGTCCTTTCCACTCACTCTCTGTTGGAGCACACCGACGTGGCCGTCATGCTCGACAACGAGGCCATCTACGACATCTGCCGCCGCAACCTGGACATCGAGCGCCCGACCTACACCAACCTGAACAGACTGATTGCCCAGGTCATCTCCTCCCTGaccgcgtctctccgtttcgaTGGTGCGCTCAACGTCGACGTGACTGAGTTCCAGACCAACTTGGTGCCCTACCCGCGCATTCACTTCATGCTCTCATCGTATGCGCCCATCATcagcgcagagaaggcgtACCACGAGCAGTTGTCTGTCGCTGAGATCACCAACTCGGCTTTCGAGCCCGCGAGCATGATGGCCAAGTGTGATCCTCGTCACGGAAAGTACATGGCCTGCTGCTTGATGTACCGTGGTGATGTCGTCCCCAAGGATGTGAACGCAGCCGTTGCGACCATCAAGACCAAGAGAACCATCCAGTTCGTCGACTGGTGTCCCACCGGGTTCAAGTGCGGTATCAACTACCAGCCACCCACTGTGGTTCCTGGTGGTGACTTGGCCAAGGTCATGCGCGCCGTCTGCATGATCAGCAACAGCACTGCCATCGCAGAAGTTTTCAGTCGCATGGACCACAAATTCGATCTCATGTACGCCAAGAGGGCCTTCGTCCACTGGTATGTCGGTGAGGGTATGGAAGAAGGTGAATTCTCTGAGGCGCGTGAGGATTTGGCTGCTCTCGAGAAGGACTACGAAGAGGTTGGCATCGAGACCGCCGAAGGTgaaggtgaagaggaggGCTATGGTGACGAGTACTAA